The region GCGATTTATATCCGGAACTCATGCGAATTGCCGAAGAAGGGAAAGCGCCCGCATACAATCTCGTTCGTTACGAAATGCTAAAACGATTGGGATACTTCGTAACGGAAAGCAGCGAACATTTCAGCGAGTACTGCCCCTATTTTATTCGAAGAGATCGACCAGACCTCATCGAAAAATTCAACATACCTTTAGACGAATATATACGCCGTTGTGAAGTGCAAAATGAAATGTGGGAAAAAATGCGAGCAGAAATTGACAGCGATGCACCTTTACCCCCACCTAAAAAAAGCGCCGAATACGGAAGCTTCATTATTCACAGTATGGAAACGAATACACCACGCGTGATATATGGAAATGTGCGCAACGATGGATTAATCGAGAACTTGCCATCGGATTGTTGTGTGGAAGTTCCTTGTTTGGTAGATAAACAGGGAATACAACCCACTAAAATCGGAAGACTGCCGGAGCAATTGGCAGGGCTCATCATGACGAATGTGAATGTGCAATCCCTGACCGTAAAAGCAGCATTAACCGGAATACGTGATTATGTATATCACGCTGCCATGCTCGACCCACACACATCTGCAGAACTCACTCTCGATGAGATTTGGGCGCTGGTCGACGAACTCATTGAAGCGCATGGAGAATTCATCCCTCCCCTTCGTCGGGGAAGGATTATGGAGGCGAAAGTCTTTGCTTGAAACGAATCCACTCCTCGATTGCTTCCACGATAAGGAATGGGCGACAGGGGTTATCGAGCGATTAGGTGGGTTTCAAGTCCCGAACTTTTGGCAAAGAGTTCTGTCTTCGTTGGCACAGACGCCGAATCCGGACCGCGCACTGGCAAATTTAGAGCGCTGGTTGTTTTCGGCAGGAAACTCTTATGTGCGCGCTAGTCTTTTAGTCGAAGACCCGGGGTTTCGTCACCGATTCCTCATGATATTAGGAAGTGGGCAAGGACTCGCGGATTCCTTAATTCAAAACCCAGAAATGAGTACTTCTCTTGCAGATTACGCGGAGATATCTTCCCCCCCAAATTCTAAATCTTTGATAAAAAGAGGGATCGCTCTTTTAGAAAACACATCTTCATTCTCTCATCGTTTAGACAGAATTCGATTCCTAAAGCAAGAGACGCTTCTGAAGATTGCTGCAGCTGATTTGACTGCAGAATGGGAACAAGAAACCGTATGGGAAGCATTATCGGAGTTGGCAGACGCGATATTACACCTTGTATTCCGAGCCGTTTCTCAAGAATTAGGAAGCGAATTTCCTGTTGCAGTTATCGCAATGGGAAAACATGGCTCTCGTGAATTGAACTATTCATCCGATATCGATTTAATCTTTTTGGTGCAGGATGATTATCCGAATTTGGAAGCTGCATCGAAGTTTTGCGAAAAACTAACGAGAGCGCTTGTCGGAAAAATGGGTCGAGGCTCGCTATATCGCGTGGATTTACGCTTGCGACCTTTCGGAAAATCCGGACCAATCTCGCACACTCTAACTGCTGCATTGAATTACTATCGAAATTATGCAGAACCATGGGAAATTCAAGCGCTCGTGCGAGCGCGCCCTTGTGCAGGAGATAAGAAATTAGGAGAAAACTTCGTTCGAGAAATTGCGGATGTCGTGTATAGCGGCGCTCGAAGCGAGTTTTTTTTAGACAGCCTTTTATCGGCGAAAAAACGCTACGAGCAGGAAATTCAAACAAGAGGAGAGTGGGAAACCAATATCAAATTAGGACGCGGTGGAATTCGAGATGTCGAGTTTATCACACAAGTTTTACAACTCTTAGCAGGTAGTCAGTTTCGAGAACTCCAAGGGGCGCCTACCTTAGATGCTTTAAGCACGTTAGAAGCGAACGAAATCCTTTCGGAAAGAGAAGCGAATATACTCGAAAATGGCTATCGTATATTGCGTCAATTAGAACACCGGATACAACTTTTGTACGATTTACAAGAACACACGCTTCCTAAAGAAGAACTCGAAAGAAAGGCGCTGTGCAAAATGATGCATTCTCCGGAATGGACGTTTTTAGAAAAAGAACTTATGCGGATAAGGACTCAAATTCGCGAGATATTGGAAAGGCGAATCGCTGGACTCGCGAAACCCTCCGAAGAGGTCGTAGAAATCATAACCAATTTGGGATATGCGTATGGTTCGAGCCTTTATCGAACCGCGAAAAAATTAATCGAATCCTCTGAAGATGCTTCCTCTTTCACTCATGACTTCTTGAATGACACTTCCACACTCGACCGATTCCGCTTAATCGTCGAAAATGCACCGATTGTCGTTCCACATATCGCTTTTCATAAATCTCTATGGGATGTAGCGTTTTCCGAAGAAGTCGAAATATCTCCAGAAGACGAATCGGATGTGTCCACTAGCATATATGAACGACTTAAAGATGCCCATGAAAATTGGGAATCTGCATTGGCGTGGCTTTTGAGACGAGAACTCGTTATTTCTGCGATCAAAGACGGATACCATAAAGATACGAAGCGAACCTTCAAACGTCTTACGCGTATCGCTGAAGCAGCGCTTCTCGCAAGCTTGGACCGAATCGGCGGAAAGAACATAGACATCGTGGCATTGGGACGATTAGGAAGCGAAGAACTTCTTTTCGGTTCGGATTGGGATGTGATTCTTCTCGTCAAAAACACAGATGAACAAACGCGGGCTGAAAAAGTGGGAGAGGAATGGATTAGATGCGCAAGAAGAATGAGCACTGCATCTTCATGGTTTCCCCTCGATTCGCGACTTCGTCCAGAAGGAAGAAGCGGATTGGTTGTTCGCTCCTTGCAAAGTCTTCTCACTTATGGAGAAACGGCAGGAGAATCGTGGGAGCGTATGGCGTATACACGGGCGCGCTCGTTACGCGGTTGGCGTGAAACTCAAGAAGCGCTGAGAGAATTCACCTATGGCCCTCCTTGGAGAGAGGAAGACGAAAAAAACGTAATGAAAATTCGTCAAAGAATCCACAACGAACGAGTTCAGCCCAAATACCGCAATCGAAACCTCAAATTAAGTGAAGGCTTTTTATTGGATATCGAATGGATTTGCGGTTTGTTGAAACTGCGCTCGAGAGGAGAAGCGGCGAGTTCTCCGAGCATTTTAAAAACACTGAAAGAACTCAAAGACAACTGGAAAATAAACTTACACGAAGAAGAAAAACTTTCGGAAGCGATGCTCTTTTTCTCGAGACTTCGGAACGCCCTGTTTCTGCTCGATATGGATTCCGATGTGATTTTGCCGGAGAACCTCGATAAACTAAATCGAATCGCCGCTTTTTTAGGATATGAAACTCCTAACGACGTCCTTAAAAAGGTAGAAGAAATGCGCAATGCGGTCAGAAGTGCCTACGAATCCTTAATTGGAGAGCATTAATTTTGACGATACTCACTTGGGTACTCACCTTTTTAATAACATTTATCATAGGTTCTTTACCCTTCGGGTATTGGGTTGCCAATCGTTATGGTGTGGATATTCGGACGACAGGAAGTCGAAACATCGGCGCTACGAACGTGTTTCGTGTATTGGGATGGAAACCTGGCCTTGCGGTTTTGGTTTTCGATATCGCAAAAGGCTACTTTCCGGCTCTATTAGGGGGAAATGCTCTCTCTCAAGAACAGACCTACCAAACAGAAGTGACTCTTTTGGTCGGTCTTTTCGCAGTGCTCGGGCATGTCTACTCTCCATGGCTTGGATTTCGAGGAGGTAAAGGAGTAGCGACAGCGCTGGGCGTAGTTTTGGCTGCAACGCCACTGCTCGCTGGAATATGTTTGGCGATTTGGCTTTTGGTCTTTTTGACGAGTAAGTATGTGAGCCTTGCGAGCATTCTCGCTTCGATTGCCGCTCCTATATCGGCGTTTTTTCTTGGATATAGCACGTGGGTTATAGGTATATATACAGGTACATGCGTTTTTCTTATACTAAAACATCGCGCAAATATCCAGCGCCTCATAGCCGGTAAAGAGTTGCGAATTAACTTTCGCTCCGTTTCCGAGTCTTTAAGATCGAAGGAAAAGAAAACTTCAGAATCATGATTCGTACTTTAGACCGTTATTTGTTCCGAGAACTGATTGCTCCGTTCTTCGTAGGCACTGTAGCAGTCGTGATCATGTTTTTGGCGAATACGCTGATATTTTATTCGGAATATTTATTCAAAAAAGAAATCGCGTTTACGGCCGTATTGCAAGTGTTACTTTTTAGCATTCCATCCGCTTTAAATTTAACTCTTCCGGTGGGGATAACCATAGCGGCTTCTCTCTCCATCGCTCGTTTGGTACGCGAAAGCGAAATAACGGCGATTCGCGCTGCAGGAATCCCGATTCGACGAACTTTATTACCTATTATGGTGATGGGTTTGATTGTATCGGGTCTCAGTTTTTACGTTTACGAAAAACTGACTCCCGTATCAGAAAGAAGATTGAAGGAAACCTTGAGAAAGATTTTCGCGAGCGCAGAAGCGATAGGAGTCCGTTCGAATGTCCTTCTTAAACTCGATAACGGAAGATATCACATCAGCATCGGTACGGTGCAGCAGGCTCCAGGTGGGGGCGTCCAAATGAAGAATGTCCTTATGTTCCATACTCCGAAAAGAGGAGAATTCTGGGTCGTTACCGCTGAAAATTCCGAATACAAAGATGGGCTTTTCACGATGTATCAACCTTCCATTTGGGTTTTCGAAGGTACGAGATTGGTGCAATTCGAGGTCAAGGATAAACACGTGATAAGCCAACGTGTAAGCATCGAATCATTTTTCGGACAACCACTCGCCCCTGAGCAGAATTTAACCCAACTCCGTGAAACGGTAAAAGTGTTGCGGGAGCGAGGGAACCTCGTTCAAGCGAGGGAATACGAAGTCGAATATCACAACCGTTTTAGTGTGCCTTTCGCGTGTGCGATATTCGCGATTTTCGCGCCGGTTTTCTCGATTCATTTTTCGAAAGGTGGACCTTTTGTCGGGTTATTGCTGAGCATTTTCGTAGTTTTTTTGTATTACAACGTATGGGTTATTTCTGCGCAAAAACTGGCAAAAGCAGGTTTCTTACCGCCTATTGTCGGGGCTTGGTTACCTAACGTACTTTTCCTTATTATAGCGGTGATAGCCTTATGGCGCTCAGAATAATTTTATTTATTTTAGTTCTGATTTCCTGCGCGATTCTTTTTGCGCAGGACCCCGATCAAAACCCGCTGGAGCCGACAGGTTTTCCTCCGAACCCCCCCAAAGACATTCGCTTACCTCCTCCACCCATCGAGGAAGCCGGAACGTACGAGTTGAGAGTTATTAGGAGCGAGACATGGTCTTTAAGAGAAAACGAAGTAGAAGGAACGAAGGTGGAGTTCGAATACCGCGGTTATCGAGTGCAAGCAGATGTGGTTTTAGGAGATGTCGACAGCGGTGTTTTCGCACTTCGAGATAATGTCAACATTCTCACGCGTGATTATGTAATAAGGGGAAAAGGAGTCATAGTGAATTTTCGTCGTAGGACATTTCGCTTCGATAACGGAGAGATGGATATTAGAAAGAGTTTTCTTCAAGGCATGCTCTTGAGCGAAGTCTATCTCGAAGCAGAAGAAGTCTCCGGGGGGGAGGATATGGTGGTCGCAAGAGGCGCGACGTTCACGACTTGTAACTTAGACCATCCTCATTATTGGTTCGAAAGCAAAAAATTTAGCACGTATCCCGAAGACAAAATCGTTTTCGAGCAACTTAAACTTAAAGTTTTGGATAAAACGGTGTTTTCCCTTCCGAAACTCGTTATCCCCATACGAAAGGGAAGTAGAGAGTTTCTCCCACAAACAGGTTTTTCGCCTGCAGAAGGTTATTATTTGAAATATCGCTATGGACTCCCTGTCGGAAGAAACTTCGCAATGTTTCGTGCAGAACTGACGACAGAACAAGGATTAGGATTGGGAGGCGATTTCAATTATGAAAGTTCACGACAAAAAGGAATCGTGCGCATCTTCGGAAATTTTTTCAGGCCCGATGGGACGCTAAGTTATGGCGCATCTGCAGAACATAGCCAAGAATGGAACTTCGGAAGAATGAATTTCACACACGAATCTCGGCAGAATAATTATCTCATCGGTCCCCAAAACATACTGCATAACACGCGCTTGAATTTCAACACTTCACCTTCGAGACGTGGTTCGACGAGTTTCAACTTCACGCGTTTAGAGAACCTATTACCGGGGTTTCACAGTATTCAAAATAACGCAACGATCACAGATTCTACTCGATGGGGAGCAAACCATGCGACGAATCTTTCTCTCAGTTACTTGATAAGCGATGCGAGTTCATTCGGTAACGTGTTATTAAAAAGGGAAGTATTGGAAGTGCGTTTTCAAGACCTTCTCGATTTGAAAACAATCGAAACGGAGTTGGAATATTATCATTTAGTTCCCATCGGCTCGACGACGAATTTTTTCAGCGGAATCGAACGAACCCCTAACCTCATCGTTCGTACGAACAAGTCTCGCCTTTTCGGAAATAACAAAAAGATTCCACAATTCGATGCCCTCGTGTCGATCGGCAATTATTTCATCCCACAAACCTCGGATAAAGTTACTCGTTACACATTCAATATCTATACGAGACAATCCGCTATCCCCAAAGAGGGAATCGGATACGAATACGAAGCGAGTTTCTTTCAAGGTTTCTACGATGAGGACGCCGCTCAGTACACGCCTCGATTGAATGCGCGCTTGGCTTATAACGATGAAAAACGTTTTTCTTTAAATTTTCGTTACAATTATCGTCGACAGCACGGCTTTACTCCTATTTTCGAAGATGCGGCAGGAAGATACGAAACTGCAAATATAGATTTTTTAGCGCATCCACTTCCAGGCTTTCGCATAGGAGGACAGACTGGTTTCGATTTCAATCGCGATAGAGAAGGTGAAGTAGCATGGCAGCCCCCCTCGTTGAGAATGGAATACGAGCCGGGCAAATGGCTTCGATTTCGAACGATCGCAAGTTATGACCCAGAGGACACTTTATGGAGAAGTGTTCGCTTCGATTTGAGTGCATCATGGAAAGACACTCGTCTATCCGTCGCTTCTACTTATGACGGGAGATTTCACAATTGGGGCACTACGAGTTTTTTCTTGGATGGACTGACGTTGGGACGTTTGAAAGTTTCTCTGCTTTTTGCATATAACGGTTTTCTTAGACGCTTCGATTCCCGCCACCTATCTTTAACTTACGATTTGCACTGCGCGGAAGCCGTTTTGCAAATCATCGAAAACAAGACTGGGTTTAATCCTGGCAGGCAGGTCGTCTTTTTCATACGGATTAAAGCCCTACCCTTCGGCTCGCTCTTCGGATTAGGTCCTTTCGGGAACTCGATCGGTGTGGGGAACGGGATTTCATGGTAAAGTAAAATAAAGTAGAGATACACCGAATCGAGAAAGATAAATATGCTTTTTTTCCGCAGAAAAAAGAAACTCGAAGAGGAAAAAGCTCAGCAGAAAACGGAAGAACCCGTTCTCGAGAAAACCGCTGAAACACCACCTCAAGAGCCGCTTCCGAAAACCGAAAGTGCTGAAGCTCCACGCCAAGAAGAACATCCCGAAACTGCAATAGTAAAAGAAGAAGCACAACCAGAACCTGTTCCACAAAAAAAATCACGAACCACTACGCGACATGAATCCTCGGTGCTTCACGCAGTTTTCCGAAGTGCAGAAGCCCCCCCATCTAAAAAAAGAGTTCCGAAACAACCCCCGAAAATAACCAAACGCGGTAATAAAACACACACGCCTACAACTCCATACAAACCGCGTACTTCGCCATTCACTGCGGATTTAACTCCCGTCCCGATTCCGGAACATGCGCCGAGAGTCGTGAGAATCAATGACCGCCCCACCATGGTATTAGGGAAAAGAGTTCTAACACCGTTTATATTTTTCGGTAATCCACGCGATCCTGAGCGAGAAGAAACCACTTTTAAAGAAATCGAGAAAGCATCGGCATCCGGAGTGAAAATATTTTCTCTGATGATAGATTTCGAAGTCGATGAAGAATCAGCAAAAGAGGCTATCAATGTGTCGAGTCACCTTTTAAATCGTCTTTTGGAAATCAATCCCGATGCGTATATTATTTTCCGTTTAGTATTTGCAGGTAAGGAAGGGTGGGAACGCAAGTATCCGAACGCGGTATACCGCAATCCAGACGGCACATTGGCTGAGCCGAGTGTTTGCGACGATGCTTTTTGGGGTGAAGCGGCGCGATTACTCGCTATATATATCAATGGTCTTCGTTCGCTTCCGTATGCAGAGCACGTCTTAGGTTTGCATCTGGATAAAGGTGAATGGTTTTATCCAGAAGGATGCGTAGACACGAGCACTGCAGCGGAGGAATGGTTCCGCCAATGGACAAGACATCGTTACGGAGATAACTTAGTCGCTTTACAAGCATCGTGGTTTAACGGAAGGGTTCGCTTCGATAATTTGAAAATCCCGGATTACACACTCGCTAAGACGACTCATGATGCATTCCTGATGATGGAGAGGCGACAACACGCTTTCGTGGATTATCATTTGTTCATCAGCGATGCTACCGTCGCAAGAATTCAGAAATTAGCGTGGGAAGTCAAAAAAGCAAGCGAAGGCAATTTTTTGGTTGCCGTAAGTTACGGATACACATTCGAATGGTCTCACCCATTGAGCGGACATTTGAGTTTAGGAAAACTTCTCCGAGCCAGGGAAGTAGACATCATTTGTGCCCCCCCATCGTATAGAGACCGCCATATGGGTGGTGCTGCTTCGATTCCGATTCCCGTAGACAGCCTTGCGCTCAATGGAAAATTATTCATCAGCGAAGAAGATTTCAAAGTCCCCATCAGCAAAGAAAGCGAACCGGATGACGATTTCAACCCCCCTATGAACACACCAAAAGCATTGGAAGCGGCTCATTGGAGAGGTTTAGGTGCCGCTCTGGCACATGCATCCGGCATCCAATGGATGGACCTTTGGGGAAACGGCTGGTTGAATACACCGGTTACTTGGCAAAGAGGTTCGCAAATTCTGAAAGCACTGATATGTTCACTCGCAGTGCCCGTTAGAGACCCTGATGTTGCCGTCCTTATCGATGAGCGCAGCCTCGCCTATTTGAGCGACCCTCGCGCCTTCAAACTCCTCATTCAAGACTCTCGCGAAGCCGTCTTGAGAGCAGGCGTCAGCGTGGGATTTTATCTTCTTAGCGATTTAGCACACCGAAAGAGATTTCCAGAAGCCAAACTTTATATCTTTCTCAACGCTTGGGATATTCGCCCTGAAGTTCGAACGGCGATTAAAAATCGCTTACAATGCAACGGCAAAACTCTATTTTGGGTTTATAGCGCAGGGCTTTTCGAGTCCGGACGACCGGCACTCGAACGGGTTAGGGAAGTTACCGGAATTGCAATTCGACCTCAGCCGTTCTTGAGCCGCGCGGGTACTACAATTTTGAATCGAAAGCATCCGTTAACTGAGCTTTTAGAAGAACGCGCACTGAGCGTAGTGGAGCAACTCGAACCGAGTTATTTCGCGATTCCCGAAGAGGGCTGTACGGTGTTGGGAGAATACACCGTCTCGGGTTTACCGAGCCTTGTCGTTAGGGAGATTCAATCCGAAGAGGACCCTTCACAGCATTGGCGCTCCGTGTTTTTCGGTGAACCTATCATTAACGAGAAAGTCATTCGAGGACTTTGCGCTTTAGCAGGGGTGCCGGTATGGAATTATCATGGAGATGTCGTTCATGTTCGCCCCCCCTTCCTATGTATCCATTACAGCGGCGAAGGGCAACGAACCGTGATGCTTCCCGAGCGTTGGAACGCATACGATTTAATAAGCGGAAAAATGATAGGAGCAGACACAATCACTCTTAAAAGCCGCGCTTCGGAAGGAACTACACAACTTCTTATCGTGGGTGAAGAACGAGAAATTCAAAAATTTATCGAAGCCGATACGGAAAAACTTCTTACAATAGATTCTCTTCCGGAAACCGAACCTGATACCATTGACATCGAACAATCTGCCGTCTTCGATATCCCCATCATGAGCCTTCCGAAAACAGCCGACATCTTTCCATTTTTCCCAGAAATCGCGGAAGCAGACGGCGAGGAAGAAGAGTTGGAAGAAAAAGAGGTCGAAGAAAAAGAAAGAGTAAAACCGGAACAATATAAAAGAAAACCCAGAGTTGCACCTTCAAAACCCTCCTCGAAAGCAGGCCGCAAAAAAACACGAAAACAAACAAGTGAAGAACAGAAACCTTCTCTACGCGTAACCTTTAGAAAGAAAGAATGAAATTTCGCTGCGGAGTGGTCGTTGTAGTTGGTCGCCCCAATGTAGGCAAAAGCACTTTAATAAACGCGATCGTCGAAAAAAAAGTCTCGATCGTTTCACCACGCCCTCAAACAACAAGAAAGTTAGTCTTAGCAGTCGCGAACGTGCACGGTGCGCAAATCATTTTTCGTGACACGCCTGGCATTCATAAACCCAGAAGTAAATTAGAAAAAGCCTTAGTAGACAAAGCCCTCCAAACCTTACACGAAGCAGACGTCATCCTTTTCGTCGTCGACGTTTCGAAATTGCCCAACGAAGAAGATAAACGTATCGCATCGCTACTTCGCGAAATCAAAGATGTCCCTATCGTCGTCGCTTTGAATAAAATGGATAGACTCCGACCGGAATATGTATATTCGCATTACACCGCTTATGAAGAATTGATGAAAACTAAAGGCAAAAAGCCTCCAGAGATGATGTATACCAATGCGCTCACTGGCGAAAATGTTGATAAACTCGTGAAATTATTAGTCGATCACTTACCAGAAAGAAAACCTCTTTATCCGAGCACCGATTTTTACACCGATCAAACCCTACGCGAAATGGCGGAGGAAATTATCCGCGAAAAAGTACTCAGCAACATTCGTGAAGAAATCCCGTATTCGGTAGCCGTAAAAATAGAAAACTGGGAGGAAGACTTTACTTCCGCTGGCGAGCCGCTGACCCGAATCGAGGCCGTTATCTTCGTAGGTAGAGAAGCGCATAAGCCCATCCTTATCGGAGACAAAGGGCAGATGATAAAGAAAATAGGAACCGCAGCCAGATTGGAATTAGAGAAACTCCTCAGGACACGCGTATATTTAGGTCTTCACGTAAAAGTTAAAGAAAAGTGGATAGAAAAGCCTCATTCTTGGAAGGAACTCGGCATTCTGTCTTGATTTTCAGAGTGTCCTTTTTACAAAATTACAAATAGAAGACGAATATCCCTTGAACTGTATAAATGAACGGAGTAGAATGAACAAGCACGGAGGAAACTCTTGAAAATTCCCCAAGATCTAAAATACACAAAGACTCACGAATGGCTACGATTGGAAGGTGACATCGCTACGATTGGAATAACAGACTATGCCCAGTCGGAATTAGGCGATATCGTATATCTCGATCTTCCAGAACCAGGAAGAATCGTGAAAGCAGGCGAACCAATCGGAACCATAGAATCTGTAAAAACCGTCTCCGACCTCTATTCACCCGTTTCAGGAGAAGTCGTCGAAGTCAATACCGCACTCGAAACGAAATCAGAACTCGTCAATACGCAACCTTACGAAGAGGGGTGGATAGTCAAGGTGCGTGTAGAGGAAGTGCCGAGCGGATTGCTTTCTGCAGAAGAATATCGAGCGTTAATCTCGGAGTAAAGGCAAAATGCGTTATATCCCGCATACGGAAGAAGACCGAAGGGAAATGCTTCGCACGATTGGCGTAAAAGATATAGATGATTTATTTATAGATATTCCAAAAAAATTACGATTATCCGAACCTCTCGATATCCCTGAAAGTCTCGATGAACACAAAATTCTCAAATCCCTTCATGAAATCGGCTCGAAGAATTTAAACTTGTTACAAGTGACTTCTTTCTTGGGAGCAGGTGTCTATGAGCACTACATCCCTTCCATTGTAATGGCGTTGATTTCCAGAGGAGAGTTTTTAACGTCATATACTCCTTATCAAGCAGAGGCGAGTCAAGGTTATTTGCAAACGATTTATGAATTCCAGAGCCTTATTTGCGAAATCACAGGAATGGATGTTACCAATGCCTCGATGTACGATGGCGGCACAGCCGCTGCTGAGGCTGTGCTCATGGCTTCTCAAATTAAAAACAAATCCATCATCCTAATGGAACGAAGCCTTCATCCTCACTATCGCCAATGCATCGAAACATTTGCGCGGACTTCTGGCTCTGAAGTCGAAACATTCGATTTACGGGAATGGAAACACGCCGATAATAAAAACGCTGCGTGTTTAGTTGTCCAATATCCGGACTTTTTCGGCAGAATTACGGATTTGAGCAACGCAAGGCAACTCGCAAACGAATGTAACGCGCTGCTCATCGTCGTTGCCGAACCTATTGCATTGGGTCTTCTTGAACCCCCCGGAAATTTCGGTGCAGACATCGTCGTAGGCGAACTCCAACCTTGTGGAATTCCAATGGGCTATGGAGGACCTATGGCGGGTTACTTTTGCGTGCGAAAAGAATGGATTCGCTCGATGCCAGGAAGAATCGTCGGAAAAACACACGACAAAGAAGGCAGACGCGGTTTCGTTATGACCTTGAGGACAAGGGAACAAGACATACGAAGAGAAAAAGCCACGAGCAACATCTGCACGAATCAAGCCCTCATGGCTTTAGCGGCAACGATTTGGCTTTCTGCTTTGGGAAAACACGGTTTTCGCAAAATAGCAGAAACGTGCGTACAAAAAGCACACTACTTGGCAAAAGAACTTTGCAAGATACCCGGGGTCGAATTGCAGTTTCCCGAAATACCTTTCGCGTTCGAGTTTTGCTTGAACATCGGTCGAGACGGGCGAATCGTTCGCGACAAACTATTACAGAAAGGTTATTTAGCGGGTCTCCCTCTGGGGGACTATTATCCCGATATGCAGAATTGCATTTTGATTGCAGTTACCGAAGTTCGGACGAAAAAAGAAATGGATGATTTCGTAAGCCATTTCGCCGAGGTGCTACGTTAATGAAAGATTTTCCTTTGATATTCGAACGCTCGAAAAAGGAGAGAAAAGGATGCATACCGCCGGAATGCGATGTTCCCGAAGTTCCTTTAGAAAGTCTTCTTGGCGATTCTCTGCGTAAAGAATCCCCGGACCTTCCAGAAGTTAGCGAACTCGATGTCGTGAGGCATTTTACGAAACTGAGCCAACGCAATTATGGAATTGACACCGGTTTTTACCCTTTAGGCTCTTGCACGATGAAATACAATCCACGCGTCAACGAAGCAGCAGCGAGCAATCCGGCATTTACTATGATGCATCCTCTTCAGCCCCCCCATACAGCACAAGGTTGTTTGCAAGTTATTCACGACCTACAAACTTGGCTTGCTGAAATCACAGGCTTCGATGCCGCAACTATGCAGCCCCCTGCAGGAGCATCGGGCGAAATCCTCTCCCTTTTGATGATTCGAAAATATCATGAATCGAAAGGAGAAAGCCATAAGCGTAACGTCGTTTTAGTTCCCGATACTGCCCACGGAACGAACCCTGCAAGCGCTGCTCGTGCTGGTTATTCTGTACGAAGCGTCAAGACGAACAACCGAGGGACTACGGATTTAGAAGATTTAAAAGCGAATC is a window of Fimbriimonadales bacterium DNA encoding:
- a CDS encoding alpha-glucosidase/alpha-galactosidase, whose protein sequence is MPKIAFIGAGSVVFTKNLLGDILLNDELKESEIALMDIDEERLRVAERMAHKLATATRSNPKITATLNRKEALESADYVICSIQVGGYKPSTVIDFEIPKKYGLRQTIADTLGIGGIMRGLRTIPVLISIARDMEELCPNAWLLQYSNPMAMNCWALAEATRCKFVGLCHSVQGTVWELARDLNIPYEEINYLCAGINHMAFYLRLEHKGRDLYPELMRIAEEGKAPAYNLVRYEMLKRLGYFVTESSEHFSEYCPYFIRRDRPDLIEKFNIPLDEYIRRCEVQNEMWEKMRAEIDSDAPLPPPKKSAEYGSFIIHSMETNTPRVIYGNVRNDGLIENLPSDCCVEVPCLVDKQGIQPTKIGRLPEQLAGLIMTNVNVQSLTVKAALTGIRDYVYHAAMLDPHTSAELTLDEIWALVDELIEAHGEFIPPLRRGRIMEAKVFA
- the plsY gene encoding glycerol-3-phosphate 1-O-acyltransferase PlsY — encoded protein: MTILTWVLTFLITFIIGSLPFGYWVANRYGVDIRTTGSRNIGATNVFRVLGWKPGLAVLVFDIAKGYFPALLGGNALSQEQTYQTEVTLLVGLFAVLGHVYSPWLGFRGGKGVATALGVVLAATPLLAGICLAIWLLVFLTSKYVSLASILASIAAPISAFFLGYSTWVIGIYTGTCVFLILKHRANIQRLIAGKELRINFRSVSESLRSKEKKTSES
- a CDS encoding LptF/LptG family permease, with the translated sequence MIRTLDRYLFRELIAPFFVGTVAVVIMFLANTLIFYSEYLFKKEIAFTAVLQVLLFSIPSALNLTLPVGITIAASLSIARLVRESEITAIRAAGIPIRRTLLPIMVMGLIVSGLSFYVYEKLTPVSERRLKETLRKIFASAEAIGVRSNVLLKLDNGRYHISIGTVQQAPGGGVQMKNVLMFHTPKRGEFWVVTAENSEYKDGLFTMYQPSIWVFEGTRLVQFEVKDKHVISQRVSIESFFGQPLAPEQNLTQLRETVKVLRERGNLVQAREYEVEYHNRFSVPFACAIFAIFAPVFSIHFSKGGPFVGLLLSIFVVFLYYNVWVISAQKLAKAGFLPPIVGAWLPNVLFLIIAVIALWRSE
- the era gene encoding GTPase Era; translated protein: MKFRCGVVVVVGRPNVGKSTLINAIVEKKVSIVSPRPQTTRKLVLAVANVHGAQIIFRDTPGIHKPRSKLEKALVDKALQTLHEADVILFVVDVSKLPNEEDKRIASLLREIKDVPIVVALNKMDRLRPEYVYSHYTAYEELMKTKGKKPPEMMYTNALTGENVDKLVKLLVDHLPERKPLYPSTDFYTDQTLREMAEEIIREKVLSNIREEIPYSVAVKIENWEEDFTSAGEPLTRIEAVIFVGREAHKPILIGDKGQMIKKIGTAARLELEKLLRTRVYLGLHVKVKEKWIEKPHSWKELGILS
- the gcvH gene encoding glycine cleavage system protein GcvH, with amino-acid sequence MKIPQDLKYTKTHEWLRLEGDIATIGITDYAQSELGDIVYLDLPEPGRIVKAGEPIGTIESVKTVSDLYSPVSGEVVEVNTALETKSELVNTQPYEEGWIVKVRVEEVPSGLLSAEEYRALISE
- the gcvPA gene encoding aminomethyl-transferring glycine dehydrogenase subunit GcvPA gives rise to the protein MRYIPHTEEDRREMLRTIGVKDIDDLFIDIPKKLRLSEPLDIPESLDEHKILKSLHEIGSKNLNLLQVTSFLGAGVYEHYIPSIVMALISRGEFLTSYTPYQAEASQGYLQTIYEFQSLICEITGMDVTNASMYDGGTAAAEAVLMASQIKNKSIILMERSLHPHYRQCIETFARTSGSEVETFDLREWKHADNKNAACLVVQYPDFFGRITDLSNARQLANECNALLIVVAEPIALGLLEPPGNFGADIVVGELQPCGIPMGYGGPMAGYFCVRKEWIRSMPGRIVGKTHDKEGRRGFVMTLRTREQDIRREKATSNICTNQALMALAATIWLSALGKHGFRKIAETCVQKAHYLAKELCKIPGVELQFPEIPFAFEFCLNIGRDGRIVRDKLLQKGYLAGLPLGDYYPDMQNCILIAVTEVRTKKEMDDFVSHFAEVLR